From Bacteroidales bacterium, a single genomic window includes:
- a CDS encoding sodium:solute symporter, with protein sequence MSPVLVFTVIALYFGLLILISYFTGKKSNTATFFTGNKQSPWFLVAFGMIGASLSGVTFISVPGWVADTKFYYFQMVLGYLVGYFIIATVLMPLYYKLNLITIYTYLEKRFGYRTYKTGSAFFLLSRVIGASFRLFLVAGVLQIGFFNAFEIPFWVTVFVTIALIWVYTFRAGIKTIVWTDTLQTIFMLTAVFVTIFIIGKELNLNTEGIVETIRASDYSTVFNWDWQSKSNFFKQFIAGTFIAIVMTGLDQDMMQKNLTCRNIKDAKKNMLWFSIVLVPVNLVFLSLGVLLYVYASQSGITLPVKSDDLYPFLALNHFSVFAGIVFLLGITAAAFSSADSALTALTTSFSIDFLKLNVREDNKMINKTKRFVHIGFSALLFLVILIFNEVNDESVVSAVFKVAGYTYGPILGLFAFGLILKRRVKDKAVPFIAVISPVLIFILNRYSETLLFGYKFGFELLIVNGALTFFGLLMFSKKHV encoded by the coding sequence ATGTCTCCAGTCTTAGTTTTTACGGTTATTGCTTTATACTTCGGTTTATTGATATTAATTTCTTATTTCACGGGAAAGAAAAGCAATACGGCAACTTTTTTTACGGGCAATAAACAATCACCTTGGTTTTTGGTTGCATTCGGAATGATTGGTGCATCTTTATCGGGAGTAACTTTTATTTCTGTTCCCGGCTGGGTTGCCGATACTAAATTTTACTACTTCCAAATGGTATTGGGTTATTTGGTTGGCTATTTTATTATTGCAACTGTCTTAATGCCTTTGTATTACAAGTTGAACCTAATAACGATTTATACATATTTAGAAAAACGTTTCGGCTACAGAACATATAAAACAGGTTCGGCATTTTTTCTTTTATCAAGGGTAATAGGAGCATCTTTCAGGTTGTTTTTAGTTGCCGGTGTTTTACAGATAGGTTTCTTTAATGCTTTTGAAATTCCGTTTTGGGTAACAGTTTTTGTAACAATTGCATTGATTTGGGTTTATACGTTTCGTGCAGGCATTAAAACAATAGTTTGGACAGATACTTTGCAAACTATTTTTATGCTGACGGCTGTTTTTGTAACTATTTTTATTATTGGAAAAGAATTGAATTTAAACACTGAAGGAATTGTAGAAACAATAAGAGCAAGTGATTATTCAACGGTTTTTAATTGGGATTGGCAATCAAAAAGCAATTTTTTTAAACAATTTATTGCAGGTACATTTATTGCAATTGTAATGACCGGACTTGACCAAGATATGATGCAAAAAAATCTTACGTGCAGAAATATAAAAGATGCAAAGAAAAATATGCTTTGGTTTAGTATTGTTTTGGTTCCGGTTAATTTGGTCTTTCTTTCCTTGGGTGTACTATTGTATGTTTATGCTTCACAATCAGGTATTACTCTTCCGGTAAAGTCAGATGATTTATATCCGTTTTTAGCATTAAATCATTTTTCGGTTTTTGCAGGAATTGTTTTTCTTTTAGGAATTACAGCTGCCGCTTTTTCAAGTGCAGATTCAGCACTTACGGCTTTAACAACTTCTTTCAGTATTGATTTTTTAAAACTTAATGTAAGAGAAGATAATAAAATGATTAATAAAACGAAACGATTTGTACATATCGGGTTTTCGGCTTTGCTTTTTTTGGTAATTCTTATTTTTAATGAGGTAAATGATGAAAGTGTTGTTTCTGCTGTTTTTAAAGTTGCGGGATATACCTACGGACCTATTTTGGGGCTTTTTGCTTTCGGCTTAATATTAAAAAGAAGGGTTAAAGATAAAGCTGTTCCTTTTATTGCCGTTATTTCTCCGGTATTAATTTTTATTCTTAACCGATATTCAGAAACATTATTATTCGGCTATAAGTTTGGTTTTGAATTGTTAATAGTTAACGGTGCATTAACTTTTTTCGGTTTATTAATGTTTTCAAAAAAGCATGTATAA
- a CDS encoding RNA polymerase sigma-70 factor, with protein MKLTDKEIFIKIKKGDEQAFDTLFRKYYAQLANFALMFTKNENNADEIVQTFFVKLWQQRKKLKIKSSVKSYLYTSVRNTALNFIKKEKTRNIYEEKYEVDNTEKKEEINKDINKIYNEAVEKLPERTKQVFILSKNEGLTYNEIAEYLQITAKTVENNMGIAFKKLREVLMPYKSLIYE; from the coding sequence TTGAAATTAACAGACAAAGAAATATTCATTAAAATAAAAAAAGGAGACGAACAAGCATTCGACACATTGTTTCGGAAATACTATGCACAGTTGGCAAATTTTGCTCTTATGTTCACAAAAAATGAAAATAATGCCGATGAAATTGTTCAAACATTTTTTGTAAAACTTTGGCAACAAAGAAAAAAACTGAAAATAAAAAGTTCCGTAAAATCATATTTATATACCTCCGTAAGAAACACGGCTCTTAATTTCATTAAAAAGGAAAAAACAAGAAATATTTATGAAGAAAAATATGAAGTTGATAACACCGAAAAAAAAGAAGAAATTAATAAAGACATAAATAAGATTTATAATGAGGCTGTTGAAAAACTTCCCGAAAGAACAAAACAAGTGTTTATATTAAGCAAAAATGAAGGATTAACATATAATGAAATTGCAGAATATTTACAAATTACGGCTAAAACAGTTGAAAACAACATGGGAATTGCTTTTAAAAAATTACGAGAGGTTTTAATGCCGTACAAAAGTCTAATTTATGAATAA
- a CDS encoding DnaJ domain-containing protein, which translates to MIVDFKNYYKVLGVKNNAEEDEIKKAYRKLAKLWHPDKNPENKKAEDRFKQISEAYDVLSDAVKRKKFDDFINVRNTNYSYRTASDFTQKEYETEFSDFFKQFFKKKKQRKYSYFKGDDLRGKITITLDEVYNGSTRIINNVEGKIRIKIKPGIENDKILKVSQKGKKSKYGGENGDLYIRIAIKKNSNYTQKGINLIKHIKIDVYTAILGGEITVSTFKGNLKIKIPENHDYSKKLRIKDYGMPVYDKPGQFGDLYLDVQYQLPENITTEEKNLLLKLKQIKNK; encoded by the coding sequence ATGATTGTGGATTTTAAAAATTATTATAAGGTATTAGGTGTTAAAAATAATGCGGAAGAAGATGAGATAAAAAAAGCTTATCGGAAACTTGCAAAACTGTGGCATCCGGATAAAAACCCCGAGAATAAAAAAGCAGAAGATAGGTTTAAGCAAATTTCAGAAGCTTATGATGTTTTATCGGATGCTGTAAAAAGAAAAAAGTTTGATGATTTTATTAATGTTCGCAACACAAACTATTCATACAGAACAGCAAGTGATTTTACACAAAAAGAATATGAAACCGAATTTTCAGATTTTTTCAAACAATTTTTCAAAAAAAAAAAACAAAGAAAGTATTCGTATTTTAAAGGAGATGATTTGCGCGGTAAAATTACCATTACTCTTGATGAAGTGTATAACGGATCAACGAGGATAATTAATAATGTTGAAGGTAAAATAAGAATAAAAATAAAGCCCGGAATTGAAAATGATAAAATTTTAAAAGTTTCCCAAAAAGGGAAAAAAAGTAAATACGGCGGAGAAAATGGTGATTTATATATCAGAATAGCAATTAAAAAGAATAGCAATTACACCCAAAAAGGCATTAACCTTATAAAACATATTAAAATTGATGTTTATACTGCAATATTGGGAGGTGAAATAACAGTTTCGACTTTTAAAGGGAATTTAAAAATTAAGATTCCGGAAAACCATGATTACAGCAAAAAATTAAGGATAAAAGATTACGGAATGCCGGTTTATGATAAACCGGGTCAGTTCGGAGATTTATATTTAGATGTTCAATATCAATTACCGGAAAATATTACAACGGAAGAAAAAAATCTTTTATTGAAGTTGAAACAAATCAAAAACAAATAG
- the rpsT gene encoding 30S ribosomal protein S20, whose protein sequence is MANHQSAKKRIRQNEKRRLHNRYFSVSTRNAIRKLRLKTDKKEAEEMLPEVSSMIDKLSKRNIIHNNKAANLKSKLAKFTASL, encoded by the coding sequence ATGGCAAATCATCAATCAGCAAAAAAAAGAATCAGACAAAACGAAAAAAGAAGACTGCATAACAGATACTTCTCTGTTTCAACCAGAAACGCAATCAGAAAATTGAGACTAAAAACTGATAAAAAAGAAGCAGAAGAAATGCTGCCTGAAGTTTCAAGTATGATAGATAAATTGTCTAAAAGAAATATTATTCATAATAACAAGGCGGCTAATTTAAAATCGAAGTTAGCTAAGTTTACAGCATCTTTATAA